The nucleotide window aaaataaaattttgagtataatttttttaacataaaaaaaaagttatcatttttcatcaaatctaaaaccctaatttttctcCGCGCGCTGAGAAATCGAAGATCGAGAGAATGCACCGAAGCACTCGATCTTTGCTCTCGAGAACCATCTTCGATTGCTTGTTCTCTCGATCTCCATCGATTCCCAAGCCTCACGTTGCGGGATTAACCCTAGTTTCTCCTCCTCGGCGATGGCTCACCGCCGGTGGCGAGGCGGCGGAGTACGGGAAGGAGATCGACGAGATCAATCTCAAGTTCGCCGAGGCACGGGAGGAGATTGAGGCCGCCATGGAGTCCAAAGAGACTGTGTATTTCAATGAAGAGGCTGAGTGTGCCCGCGAGGCTGCCAATGCCGCCCTTGGTATGTTCGATGGGTTGCTCGCGAGGTTGCCGGAGACGGAGAGGGCGGCGTTGCAGCGATCGATGGGGCTTAAGATGGAGCAGCTCAAGGCTGAGCTCAAGCAACTCGATGACTAGTTTTTTCGAGGTTGGTGaaattcttgtgttttgttttcctGAATTTCATTTATGCTTCATATTCATGttatttatgattaattaattctcTTTGATTGATTTGGAATCCGTTcatttgcttttgcttttgttcATTAGGGATTATATTCAAAATGAGTCATTTTTCGAGGATAATGTGAAGTTAAGCCCTGTGATTTGGAATGCAATTCTAAGGTTGTACTAGAGGAATTATTTCTGTGATGAACTTAGTGAATTAGGGTTGTTGGATTATTATAGCTTGAGCTTGTTGGAGTTTTTTGATGTTTTAGATTGGACTTTTATTGTTGAAGAAGAGAGCTGGATGGTGTGTTTTTTGCAACTAAACAAGAAGCATGTTGATTTTGAAGGGAATGAAAAAATTGGATTTGCTTCTTTGATGATATGCAAAGGCAACCTGTTGAGAGCCTTCTTGGTATTTTAGGAACATCTTTAGTCCAGGCAGGACTCTTTCTTGTTATATGCTTACTCAAAATTGAGAAACTAGTGTGTAGCTCTTCAAAGGCAAGATTTTTTTCATGCAGCATGTATTGTCACATGTCAACACAATATACCTGATCTTTTCCGGCTAGAATCTACAAAGATGTTTCTTTTGTCGATGATGGCCTATGAGAATTAGCTGTGTgcaactaaattaataaaaaaaaggaaaggaaggAACCATTTGAATGAACCATCTATCCTTCAGGCCATGTCTTGAGGGTACTTTGGATTTCCTTATTTATATTATGAGGCTTGATTCTAGTTAGAGTAACGTGTaggttattaattatatattgatacaGAGAGGAGGCAAACTTTATTAGGATTTGGGATATGCTTCTTTCCATTTCTACTCCCTGTCTCACCTGAGACTAACAGGATTTAAACTTTATTAGTTGTTTACCTTATTGTGGCTGAGGTGATTGACATTTGACCTCGATTAATTGGCTTAATTTCTAATAAGACATTCCACCCATAGGTAATGGGCTTAGTGCTATATTTATGTGTTTTGGATTTCAGTGTAGGAGCTTTATTTTTTGGCTGTGTTTTTGATGATGTCCTGAACGCAATAGGTACAGGgcagtaaataataataaatggtaaAATGCTCCTGGTTGGTTTACCCATTTACTCGTTCACAGCCTTGAATTATTggagttttttattatttcgcATTACTCCACAGTGCTTTCCATCAGTATCTTTCTTATCATGAATTGTAGGCTGACAAACACCTGAGATCCTAGCTAGCCTTCCATGAAGCTGTTAGGTTTGCTGCATTACCACCTAGTGGGAGGCTCCAATTGATTGCAAAAAAGGACTTAAAAAAGAGTATTTGAACAGAAACTGTAGTATTCCAGGAAAAATGGGTGTGTGCCAGTGTTTTTTTGTGGAAACGTCAGTTTCGAATTGTATTCGCAATTCAGCCAATATAGTTAAGAGCTTACTACGGAAATGAGGAATGTTATATTCTGAGAACTACTTGTTTGTTTGCCTCTCTTTTTGAAGGGGTCTATGTCTTGTATGAAAatcatatcatttaattttaattagctTAACCAAATCCAGTATTAATAACTGTTCATACATGCATGATTAATCAAGGGTGAATAAAATCCCTTGTAGCAACAATAAGTTATAAGTTGTATCCATAAACTTTCCAATTACGGTTCTTTAGATCAAAACTTCATAGAAGTTTTTGCCATTGCTCACACACAGATAAGCATGCACACCCATGATTCCATATTTAGTCTAGAAAAGTAACTTAGCTCTACCTAACAGTTTTCACAATAAACATCCTGACGTTCACATTGAAAGATCTCAACCAACTTACTAATGAGCCCGAATTCCTAGTATCACATCAACCACTAAATTAAGTTTGCCCTCTGCTGTTTGTGGTTGTGACATCATAAGATATGCtcaagttagtactagtaaaaAGTAAAACCTTATACTTTGGTAACAAAAAGCATAGAACACATGAAggtaaatttctttttttttccccctcTATTTTCCTTCAATCCAAGCACA belongs to Dioscorea cayenensis subsp. rotundata cultivar TDr96_F1 chromosome 17, TDr96_F1_v2_PseudoChromosome.rev07_lg8_w22 25.fasta, whole genome shotgun sequence and includes:
- the LOC120280242 gene encoding uncharacterized protein LOC120280242 — encoded protein: MHRSTRSLLSRTIFDCLFSRSPSIPKPHVAGLTLVSPPRRWLTAGGEAAEYGKEIDEINLKFAEAREEIEAAMESKETVYFNEEAECAREAANAALGMFDGLLARLPETERAALQRSMGLKMEQLKAELKQLDD